From the genome of Rhodothermia bacterium, one region includes:
- a CDS encoding FAD-dependent oxidoreductase: MNRRQFLLKSAATACITPFVQWQPRIIPQRKEVVVLGAGLSGLYTAVLLQDAGYSVSVLEGRDRVGGKVFTLNHLVGKPEGGGWTVGDHYQRFRKLVDRFHLNLLELPMVAGPSGTMFYVNGQRVALKDWSMAKPNQLSDAERQTPPPALLGKFIRSVNPLKGGREWFEKPHPDLDISIDAFLRKQKASKEARRLMNIAPNTNDLKNTSLLWAMRDDERRKRYASDTFYRIEGGNGRLVDAMAAALRQPVQRSKKVIGIDQTDTQVSIRCTDGTTTSADYVVSTLPFSVMRGIEINPKPPALQAEAIRRLPYTAISQVYIQVEQPFWADDDFPVSMWTDTAIERVLPITNEKGQISMIVVWMDGENALNFDKLPPEKQEKQVIETLRTIRPTTTDALQVVQTQHWAKHPFALGAYAHFAPKQITRFARQMALPHGALFFAGEHTAVESPGMEGALESAERVVQELMQAS; encoded by the coding sequence ATGAACCGACGACAGTTTCTTCTCAAAAGCGCAGCAACGGCTTGTATTACACCATTCGTGCAATGGCAACCCCGGATTATTCCCCAGCGAAAGGAAGTGGTTGTTTTGGGAGCCGGCTTGTCGGGTTTATACACCGCCGTACTGTTACAAGATGCGGGTTATTCGGTTAGCGTTCTCGAAGGCAGGGATCGTGTGGGCGGCAAGGTTTTTACCCTAAATCACCTCGTTGGTAAACCCGAAGGCGGTGGTTGGACGGTTGGGGATCACTATCAGCGGTTTCGGAAATTGGTAGATCGCTTTCACCTAAATCTTTTAGAACTTCCTATGGTGGCTGGGCCTTCCGGCACAATGTTTTATGTAAATGGTCAGCGGGTTGCACTAAAGGATTGGTCTATGGCAAAGCCTAACCAACTTTCGGATGCCGAACGCCAAACACCCCCACCCGCTCTTTTGGGCAAGTTCATCCGTTCTGTGAATCCCTTAAAAGGTGGCCGCGAATGGTTCGAAAAGCCACATCCCGATCTCGATATCTCCATAGACGCCTTTTTACGTAAACAAAAAGCCTCTAAGGAAGCACGGCGTTTGATGAACATTGCACCCAATACCAATGACTTGAAGAACACCTCGTTGCTGTGGGCCATGCGCGACGACGAACGCCGAAAGCGATACGCCAGTGATACCTTTTATCGTATTGAGGGTGGGAACGGACGTTTGGTTGATGCAATGGCGGCGGCACTACGCCAACCAGTACAACGAAGCAAAAAGGTCATAGGAATAGACCAAACAGATACTCAAGTTTCGATCAGGTGTACAGATGGTACTACAACCTCAGCCGATTATGTGGTCTCCACCCTGCCTTTTTCGGTGATGCGGGGCATAGAAATCAACCCCAAGCCTCCCGCTTTACAAGCAGAAGCCATACGTCGCCTACCCTATACAGCTATTTCACAGGTGTATATACAAGTAGAGCAACCGTTTTGGGCAGATGACGACTTCCCTGTCTCTATGTGGACGGATACAGCAATAGAACGTGTTCTCCCTATCACCAACGAAAAAGGTCAGATAAGTATGATTGTAGTGTGGATGGATGGGGAAAACGCGCTTAACTTTGACAAACTACCACCGGAAAAACAAGAAAAGCAGGTCATAGAAACACTTCGAACAATCCGGCCAACCACCACGGATGCCTTACAAGTGGTACAGACGCAGCATTGGGCAAAACATCCGTTTGCACTTGGCGCATATGCCCATTTTGCACCAAAACAAATTACAAGGTTTGCACGACAAATGGCACTGCCCCATGGTGCGCTCTTTTTTGCAGGTGAACACACCGCAGTAGAAAGTCCGGGAATGGAAGGGGCGTTGGAGTCCGCAGAACGGGTGGTGCAAGAATTAATGCAGGCATCGTAA
- a CDS encoding SDR family oxidoreductase: protein MPVITITGASQGLGEAIAYEFAQEPASKLALLARNEANLKRVADVCRDMGAEARVVACDVRSEVEVQRAASLVENCWGTSDVVVNNAGLFMPGPLLETNSSDFEQQILVNLTSAFWVTKAFLPAMIAAKSGHLFFMASIASLKAYPGGGAYTAAKHGLLGLARSFREETKPFGIRVTTLMPGATFTPSWEGVGLPEERFMRPQDLAKTIREIWHLSERSVVEEIVLRPQLGDL, encoded by the coding sequence ATGCCGGTTATTACCATTACGGGAGCAAGTCAAGGATTGGGCGAAGCCATTGCCTATGAGTTTGCACAAGAACCCGCTTCAAAACTTGCACTATTGGCAAGGAATGAGGCAAACCTCAAGAGGGTTGCGGATGTTTGTCGGGATATGGGAGCAGAAGCCCGAGTAGTGGCTTGTGATGTACGATCGGAGGTGGAAGTCCAACGAGCGGCCTCTCTTGTGGAAAACTGCTGGGGCACTTCCGATGTCGTGGTCAATAATGCTGGTCTGTTTATGCCGGGACCGCTCTTAGAAACCAACTCGTCAGATTTTGAGCAACAAATATTGGTGAACTTAACCAGTGCTTTTTGGGTTACCAAAGCCTTTCTTCCGGCCATGATTGCCGCAAAAAGTGGCCATCTCTTTTTTATGGCCTCCATTGCCTCGCTAAAAGCATATCCGGGCGGCGGTGCTTATACGGCGGCAAAGCATGGTCTCTTGGGCTTGGCACGCTCTTTTCGTGAAGAGACCAAACCGTTCGGCATCCGCGTTACAACACTCATGCCCGGCGCTACATTCACCCCAAGTTGGGAAGGGGTGGGTCTGCCCGAAGAACGGTTTATGCGCCCTCAAGACCTCGCCAAAACCATACGAGAAATCTGGCACTTGTCCGAGCGGTCAGTTGTAGAGGAAATCGTTCTCCGTCCACAATTAGGCGATCTTTAA